One Nocardia sp. BMG111209 DNA segment encodes these proteins:
- a CDS encoding ABC transporter ATP-binding protein has translation MPSRGSALLLVLRYYGRELARRKRLTVPALLAPALGNACQLYAAPLVVAAVVQRLATGGPAGPGELAPYLITFGALLLLAEVFWRIGFHCMNRVDCYGIESLYIIAMDALLAKDAAFFHTNFAGSLTKRSLSFASRFEEFVDTLSFDLVASVLPLAFAAVMLWRYDPVLVAVLLGLIVFTGLLIAPLIRRRQRLVDEREAAVAAVSGHVADCVTNMAVVRAFAAEEQEAGEHRRRVADQRRKALRSWDYANLRIDTLVTPLVAVTNVAGLTVALASHGRHAGVEMVLVAFTYYWNATSIMFRFNMIYRRLESALTEAAQFTELLLTPPAVVDPADPEPLRSNGSEIRFEQVDFAHPGTPALFRGLELQVADGTKVGLVGRSGGGKTTLTQLLLRTADIGGGRITVGGQDIARLRQADLRGLIAYVPQDPSMFHRTLAENIRFARPGATDAEVRSAAEAAHVLEFADALPQGMDTPIGERGVKLSGGQRQRVALARAILRDAPILLLDEATSALDSESEVLVQQALWRVMSGRTALVVAHRLSTVAGMDRLVVLDQGRIVEQGTHEQLLRGDGNYAQLWRRQSGGFLGEQVTAR, from the coding sequence ATGCCATCGCGGGGTTCTGCATTGCTGCTCGTATTACGTTATTACGGAAGGGAACTGGCGCGCCGAAAACGGCTCACGGTGCCGGCGTTGCTGGCGCCGGCGCTGGGCAACGCCTGTCAGCTGTACGCGGCGCCGCTGGTGGTGGCGGCGGTGGTGCAGCGGCTGGCCACCGGCGGGCCCGCGGGGCCCGGTGAGCTGGCGCCGTACCTGATCACCTTCGGTGCGCTGCTGTTGCTGGCGGAAGTGTTCTGGCGCATCGGCTTCCACTGTATGAACCGGGTGGACTGTTACGGCATCGAAAGTCTGTACATCATCGCGATGGACGCGCTGCTGGCCAAGGACGCGGCGTTCTTCCACACCAACTTCGCCGGATCGCTGACGAAACGGTCGCTGAGTTTCGCCTCCCGGTTCGAGGAGTTCGTCGACACGTTGTCCTTCGATCTCGTCGCCTCGGTGCTGCCGCTGGCGTTCGCGGCGGTGATGCTGTGGCGGTACGACCCGGTACTGGTGGCCGTGCTGCTGGGGCTGATCGTGTTCACGGGCCTGCTGATCGCGCCGTTGATCCGCCGCCGTCAGCGCCTGGTCGACGAGCGCGAGGCCGCGGTGGCCGCGGTCTCCGGGCACGTGGCCGACTGCGTAACCAATATGGCGGTGGTCCGCGCGTTCGCCGCCGAGGAGCAGGAGGCGGGCGAACATCGCCGCCGGGTGGCCGATCAACGGCGAAAGGCGCTGCGCTCCTGGGACTACGCGAATCTGCGCATCGACACACTGGTGACGCCGCTGGTAGCGGTCACCAACGTCGCGGGGCTCACGGTCGCGCTCGCCTCGCACGGCCGGCACGCGGGGGTGGAGATGGTGCTGGTGGCCTTCACCTACTACTGGAACGCCACCTCGATCATGTTCCGGTTCAACATGATCTACCGGCGGCTGGAGAGCGCGCTGACCGAGGCCGCGCAGTTCACCGAACTGCTGCTCACCCCGCCGGCCGTGGTGGACCCGGCCGATCCGGAGCCGTTGCGGTCCAACGGTTCCGAGATCCGATTCGAGCAGGTGGACTTCGCCCATCCCGGCACGCCGGCCCTGTTCCGGGGGCTGGAGTTGCAGGTGGCCGACGGCACCAAGGTGGGCCTGGTCGGCCGCTCCGGCGGCGGCAAGACCACGCTGACCCAATTGCTGTTGCGGACCGCGGATATCGGCGGGGGCCGCATCACCGTCGGCGGGCAGGACATCGCGCGGCTGCGCCAGGCCGATCTGCGCGGCCTGATCGCCTATGTGCCGCAGGATCCGTCGATGTTCCACCGCACCCTCGCCGAGAACATCCGGTTCGCGCGGCCCGGCGCCACGGATGCCGAGGTGCGGTCCGCGGCCGAGGCGGCCCACGTCCTCGAATTCGCCGACGCGCTGCCGCAGGGCATGGACACGCCGATCGGCGAGCGCGGGGTGAAATTGTCCGGCGGGCAACGCCAACGGGTCGCGCTGGCCCGCGCCATCCTGCGGGACGCGCCGATCCTGCTGCTCGACGAGGCGACCAGTGCGCTGGACTCCGAGAGCGAGGTGCTGGTGCAGCAGGCGCTGTGGCGGGTGATGTCCGGGCGCACGGCGCTGGTGGTCGCGCACCGGCTCAGCACGGTGGCGGGGATGGACCGGCTGGTGGTGCTGGATCAGGGCCGCATCGTCGAACAGGGCACCCACGAGCAGTTGCTGCGCGGCGACGGGAACTACGCGCAACTGTGGCGGCGGCAGTCCGGCGGCTTCCTCGGCGAACAGGTGACCGCGCGCTGA
- a CDS encoding class I SAM-dependent methyltransferase: MDDTAPTSDTLRNLRHRRGDYGVDGDFAVVSARGQAVIVAAILFVLVAVAVGAAVAGSYAGAVVAAVLAVAWALFVGSYLYTTLIGKFRVWAGVLAGLGLRGDERVLDLGCGRGALLLMVAALLPRGRAVGIDVWRADQTGNGPEATRRNAELEGVADRVELETGDITRLPFADASFDVVVSNLVLHNISDAGARRAALDKAVRVLRPGGRVLIGDLMHTGEYRDRLRELGLTDARRRGLGPRMW; this comes from the coding sequence ATGGATGACACCGCGCCGACGAGCGACACCCTGCGCAATCTACGCCACCGCCGCGGTGATTACGGCGTCGACGGCGACTTCGCGGTCGTGTCGGCCCGTGGTCAGGCCGTCATCGTCGCGGCGATCCTGTTCGTGCTGGTCGCGGTGGCCGTCGGGGCCGCGGTGGCCGGGTCGTACGCCGGCGCGGTGGTCGCGGCGGTGCTGGCCGTGGCCTGGGCGCTGTTCGTGGGCTCGTATCTGTACACGACGCTGATCGGGAAGTTCCGGGTGTGGGCCGGTGTCCTCGCCGGGCTCGGGCTGCGCGGCGACGAGCGGGTGCTCGATCTGGGCTGCGGCCGCGGCGCCCTGCTGCTGATGGTGGCGGCGCTGCTGCCGCGCGGCCGGGCGGTCGGTATCGACGTGTGGCGCGCCGATCAGACCGGGAACGGGCCCGAGGCCACCCGGCGCAACGCCGAACTCGAGGGCGTGGCGGACCGGGTCGAGCTGGAGACCGGTGACATCACGCGACTGCCGTTCGCGGACGCGAGCTTCGACGTGGTGGTCAGTAATCTGGTGCTGCACAACATCTCCGACGCCGGCGCCCGGCGGGCCGCGCTCGACAAGGCGGTGCGGGTCCTGCGTCCGGGCGGCCGGGTGCTGATCGGCGATCTGATGCACACCGGCGAATACCGCGACCGGCTGCGCGAACTCGGGCTCACCGACGCCCGGCGGCGCGGCCTGGGCCCGCGCATGTGGTGA
- a CDS encoding S1 RNA-binding domain-containing protein, producing the protein MTYRDQNDHIGHDGRIERPRAAEPGDVVPDVEPPTGRETDPPAGGPADAVAEPPEQEAEGEQADPEAKPEPEAKGDKESRSGSGRKRVRNERVWGELEQLHEKGEAVRGTVTEVVKGGLIVDVGLRGFLPASLVEMRRVRDLQPYVGREIEAKVIELDKARNNVVLSRRAWLEQNRTSVRGEFLQQLQKGQVRKGVVSSIVNFGAFVDLGGLDGLVNVAELSWTHIEHPSEVVQVGMEVTVEVLDVDLVRERVSLSLKATQEDPWRRFARTHAIGQIVPGKVTKLVPFGAFVRVDDGFEGLVHISELAGHRIEVPDQVVAVGDDAVVKVIDIDLDRRRISLSVRQANEDYYAEFDPSRYGMADSYDDDGNYIFPEGFDPDTNEWLEGYDEQRDEWESRYAEAERRYQLHTAQVENLS; encoded by the coding sequence ATGACCTATCGCGATCAGAACGACCACATCGGCCACGACGGCCGGATCGAGCGGCCGCGCGCCGCCGAACCCGGCGATGTCGTCCCCGATGTCGAGCCGCCCACCGGGCGCGAGACGGATCCGCCTGCGGGCGGACCCGCGGATGCCGTTGCCGAGCCACCGGAGCAGGAGGCCGAGGGCGAGCAGGCGGACCCGGAGGCCAAGCCCGAGCCGGAGGCCAAGGGCGACAAGGAATCTCGTTCCGGGTCGGGTCGCAAACGGGTGCGCAACGAGCGGGTGTGGGGCGAGCTCGAGCAGCTGCACGAGAAGGGCGAGGCCGTCCGCGGCACCGTGACCGAGGTGGTCAAGGGCGGCCTGATCGTCGATGTCGGCCTGCGCGGCTTCCTGCCGGCCTCCCTGGTCGAGATGCGGCGGGTGCGCGATCTGCAGCCCTATGTGGGCCGGGAGATCGAGGCCAAGGTCATCGAGCTGGACAAGGCCCGCAACAACGTGGTGCTGTCCCGGCGGGCCTGGCTGGAGCAGAACCGCACCTCGGTGCGGGGCGAATTCCTGCAGCAGTTGCAGAAGGGCCAGGTCCGCAAGGGTGTGGTGTCCTCGATCGTGAATTTCGGCGCATTCGTCGATCTCGGCGGGCTGGACGGCCTGGTGAACGTCGCGGAACTGTCCTGGACCCACATCGAGCATCCGTCCGAGGTCGTCCAGGTGGGTATGGAGGTCACCGTCGAGGTGCTCGACGTCGACCTGGTCCGCGAGCGGGTCTCGTTGTCGCTGAAGGCCACTCAGGAAGATCCGTGGCGGCGGTTCGCCCGCACGCACGCCATCGGGCAGATCGTGCCGGGCAAGGTCACCAAGCTGGTGCCGTTCGGCGCCTTCGTCCGCGTCGACGACGGATTCGAGGGTCTGGTCCACATCTCCGAACTGGCCGGGCACCGCATCGAGGTGCCGGATCAGGTGGTCGCGGTGGGCGACGACGCGGTGGTGAAGGTCATCGATATCGACCTGGACCGGCGGCGGATCTCGTTGTCGGTGCGGCAGGCCAACGAGGACTACTACGCCGAATTCGACCCGTCGCGCTACGGCATGGCCGACAGCTACGACGACGACGGCAACTACATCTTCCCCGAGGGCTTCGATCCGGACACCAACGAGTGGCTGGAAGGGTACGACGAGCAGCGCGACGAATGGGAGTCGCGCTACGCGGAGGCGGAGCGGCGCTACCAGCTGCACACCGCTCAGGTCGAGAATCTGTCCTGA
- a CDS encoding alpha/beta fold hydrolase yields the protein MATFVLVHGGGHGGWCYQKVARRLRRAGHEVHTPTLSGLAERSHLNLAGIGLETHLQDVASLLHYEDLEEVILVGHSYGGMVITGAADKVSDRVGRLVYLDAANPVNGQSLVDVAGPIIEAARPFGTVADGVELVLLPGPEAPLLYGITDPADSAWMAARLTGHPWRCFEDKLDLRNEDALWQIPQYHIVCTTTLATRDPELIDTARAEGRLWDIDTGHDLMISEPDAVTAALLEIAAA from the coding sequence ATGGCAACGTTCGTACTGGTACACGGCGGCGGGCACGGCGGCTGGTGTTATCAGAAGGTGGCGCGGCGGCTCCGCCGCGCCGGGCACGAGGTCCACACCCCCACCCTGTCGGGACTGGCCGAACGCTCCCATCTGAACCTCGCCGGCATCGGGCTCGAGACCCATCTGCAGGATGTCGCCTCGCTGCTGCACTACGAGGATCTCGAGGAGGTGATCCTCGTCGGCCACAGCTACGGCGGCATGGTGATCACCGGCGCCGCCGACAAGGTCAGCGACCGGGTCGGCCGGTTGGTGTACCTCGACGCGGCCAATCCCGTGAACGGACAGTCGCTGGTCGACGTCGCGGGCCCGATCATCGAGGCGGCCCGGCCGTTCGGCACGGTCGCCGACGGTGTGGAGCTGGTCCTGCTGCCCGGCCCCGAGGCGCCGCTGCTCTACGGAATCACCGATCCCGCGGACAGCGCGTGGATGGCGGCGCGGCTGACCGGACATCCCTGGCGCTGCTTCGAGGACAAACTCGACCTGCGCAACGAGGACGCGCTGTGGCAGATCCCGCAGTACCACATCGTCTGCACCACCACCCTCGCCACCCGCGACCCGGAACTGATCGATACCGCCAGAGCCGAAGGGCGACTGTGGGATATCGACACCGGCCACGATCTCATGATCAGCGAACCCGATGCGGTGACCGCCGCACTGCTCGAGATCGCCGCCGCCTGA
- a CDS encoding TetR family transcriptional regulator, producing MAGEQESETSQRILAVVLEALERGGYQGVNLQEVARTARVSLATMYKLFGTRDELIVAALEQWMAGASYADLTAPEPGESLYDGLMRLFRRVFEPWEHSPRMLEAFHRARTGPSGNRLDAQGLVAVLPAAAAVLDGADPRYLEDIGYVLTNLSYGLIGRYVDGTIDITDILPTLDRAVYRLTADNADLATAAVVRRAETEPGASTRTRP from the coding sequence ATGGCGGGCGAGCAGGAATCGGAGACATCACAACGGATCCTGGCCGTGGTGCTCGAGGCACTCGAACGCGGCGGCTATCAGGGGGTCAATCTCCAGGAGGTGGCGCGTACCGCGCGGGTGTCGCTGGCGACGATGTACAAACTGTTCGGCACCCGCGACGAACTCATCGTCGCGGCGCTGGAACAGTGGATGGCCGGCGCCAGCTACGCCGACCTCACCGCCCCGGAACCCGGCGAATCCCTGTACGACGGGCTGATGCGCCTGTTCCGCCGGGTGTTCGAACCCTGGGAGCACAGTCCCCGGATGCTCGAGGCCTTCCATCGCGCCCGCACCGGCCCCAGCGGGAACCGGCTCGACGCACAGGGTCTGGTGGCGGTGCTCCCGGCGGCCGCCGCGGTGCTCGACGGCGCCGACCCGCGATATCTGGAGGACATCGGCTATGTCCTCACCAATCTCAGCTACGGCCTGATCGGCCGCTACGTCGACGGCACCATCGACATCACCGACATCCTCCCCACCCTCGACCGGGCCGTGTACCGGCTCACCGCCGACAACGCCGACCTGGCGACCGCCGCGGTGGTGCGGCGAGCGGAGACGGAACCCGGCGCGAGCACGCGGACGCGGCCGTAG
- the efeB gene encoding iron uptake transporter deferrochelatase/peroxidase subunit yields the protein MTDELATAPASTPRGRLSRRALFGGAAASAGVVAGVAAGVTIADTGSAGATTADRIVPFRGTRQAGIITPVQDRLHFASFDVITDSRTELVNLLKSWTAAAERMTHGQETVDGGAVGHGRYLPPPDTGEALGLSPASLTLTIGFGPSLFGPPPGAPDRKDRFGLAKHRPAALTELPVFAKDALDTTRSDGDLCIQACADDPQVAVHAIRNLARMGFGVVSVRWSQLGFGRTSSTSRSQQTPRNMFGFKDGTANLTAEQTDLLDHWVWVAPEDNPADAQWLTGGSYLVARRIRMNIEPWDRAALSEQEAVIGRGKGDGAPLGKDKEFDKPDFVMTSSGSPVIPKTAHVRLAHPDNLGGVQILRRGYNFTDGSDGFGHLDAGLFFLAYCRNAGNQFVPMQRALAAKDAMMEYITHTGSALYACPPGLGTDEYWAQRLFEA from the coding sequence ATGACCGACGAACTCGCCACCGCCCCGGCGTCCACGCCGCGGGGCCGACTGTCCCGCCGCGCCCTGTTCGGCGGCGCGGCCGCGAGTGCGGGGGTCGTGGCGGGGGTCGCCGCCGGTGTCACGATCGCCGACACCGGCTCGGCCGGCGCCACGACCGCCGACCGGATCGTCCCCTTCCGCGGTACGCGGCAGGCCGGCATCATCACCCCGGTCCAGGATCGGCTGCATTTCGCGTCGTTCGACGTGATCACCGATTCCCGGACCGAATTGGTCAATCTGCTCAAGAGCTGGACGGCCGCGGCGGAGCGGATGACCCACGGCCAGGAGACCGTCGACGGCGGCGCGGTCGGCCACGGCCGCTACCTGCCGCCGCCGGATACCGGTGAGGCCCTTGGTCTTTCACCGGCCTCGCTGACGCTGACGATCGGGTTCGGGCCGAGCCTGTTCGGCCCGCCCCCCGGCGCGCCCGACCGCAAGGATCGCTTCGGGCTGGCCAAGCACCGGCCGGCGGCGCTCACGGAACTGCCGGTGTTCGCCAAGGACGCGCTCGACACCACGCGCAGCGACGGCGATCTGTGCATCCAGGCCTGCGCCGACGACCCGCAGGTGGCGGTGCACGCCATCCGCAACCTGGCCCGGATGGGCTTCGGCGTGGTCAGCGTCCGCTGGTCGCAGCTGGGGTTCGGCCGCACCTCGAGCACCTCGCGCAGTCAGCAGACCCCGCGAAATATGTTCGGGTTCAAGGACGGCACCGCGAATCTGACCGCGGAGCAGACCGATCTGCTCGACCACTGGGTCTGGGTGGCGCCGGAGGACAATCCCGCGGATGCCCAATGGCTCACCGGCGGAAGCTATCTCGTCGCGCGGCGGATCCGGATGAATATCGAGCCGTGGGACCGGGCCGCGCTGTCGGAGCAGGAGGCGGTGATCGGCCGCGGCAAGGGCGACGGCGCGCCGCTGGGCAAGGACAAGGAATTCGACAAGCCCGATTTCGTGATGACCTCGAGTGGCTCGCCGGTGATCCCGAAGACCGCGCACGTGCGGCTCGCGCATCCGGACAACCTCGGCGGCGTGCAGATCCTGCGCCGTGGCTACAACTTCACCGACGGCTCCGACGGTTTCGGTCATCTGGACGCCGGCCTGTTCTTCCTGGCCTACTGCCGCAACGCCGGAAATCAGTTCGTGCCCATGCAGCGCGCGCTGGCCGCCAAGGACGCGATGATGGAGTACATCACCCACACCGGCTCGGCGCTGTACGCCTGCCCCCCGGGCCTCGGCACGGACGAGTACTGGGCACAGCGCCTGTTCGAGGCCTGA
- the efeO gene encoding iron uptake system protein EfeO, producing MRGNTVIPKLSRRLSIVAGVLVTTPLALVACTAKSDSGAGAVAVTSTDSECSLGATTASTGQVVFNVTNNGSKVTEFYLFGANNRVLGEVENIGPGVTGKLAVDVSDPGQYDTACKPGMVGNGIHQALTITGAKKAKSEVPEDVVQAKGRYLDYVRGQLDGLVAQTTAFTAAVKSGDLNGARAQFARTRTFYERVEPVAESFADLDPAIDMRWDDTEDGKQPFTGFHRIERFLWPPQPSQVGEKGDDITKSDLDNIKTDTKDAIAAEADTLLKNVTALRDEVKKPDFAFEDQSFVKGPQGLVDEIARTKVGGEEDRYSRTDLWDFAANIDGSEALIGELQPMIAAKNQGLTDKITTQFKAVRDAINQYRQGDGYVGYNTVTAAQRKDLSDKIDALSAGLSQVPDLVLGK from the coding sequence ATGAGAGGAAACACAGTGATACCGAAGTTGTCGCGCCGGCTGAGCATCGTCGCCGGGGTGCTGGTGACCACGCCGCTGGCCCTGGTGGCATGCACGGCCAAATCCGATTCCGGTGCCGGCGCCGTCGCGGTGACGTCCACCGATTCCGAGTGCAGCCTCGGCGCGACGACGGCCTCGACCGGTCAGGTGGTGTTCAACGTCACCAACAACGGGTCGAAGGTCACCGAGTTCTACCTGTTCGGCGCGAACAACCGGGTGCTCGGCGAGGTGGAGAACATCGGCCCGGGGGTGACCGGCAAGCTGGCGGTCGACGTCTCCGATCCGGGTCAGTACGACACCGCCTGCAAACCGGGCATGGTGGGCAACGGCATTCACCAGGCGCTGACCATCACCGGCGCGAAGAAGGCGAAGTCCGAGGTGCCCGAGGACGTGGTCCAGGCCAAGGGCCGCTACCTCGACTACGTGCGCGGGCAGCTCGACGGCCTGGTCGCGCAGACCACCGCCTTCACCGCGGCGGTGAAATCCGGTGACCTGAACGGTGCGCGTGCCCAGTTCGCGCGGACCCGCACCTTCTACGAGCGGGTCGAGCCGGTGGCCGAGTCGTTCGCCGATCTGGATCCCGCGATCGATATGCGCTGGGACGACACCGAGGACGGGAAGCAGCCGTTCACCGGATTCCACCGGATCGAGCGGTTCCTGTGGCCGCCGCAGCCGAGCCAGGTCGGCGAGAAGGGTGACGACATCACCAAATCCGACCTCGACAACATCAAGACCGATACCAAGGACGCGATCGCGGCCGAGGCGGACACCCTGCTGAAGAACGTCACCGCGCTGCGCGACGAGGTGAAGAAGCCCGATTTCGCCTTCGAGGACCAGTCCTTCGTGAAGGGCCCGCAGGGGTTGGTCGACGAGATCGCCCGGACGAAGGTCGGCGGCGAGGAGGACCGCTACTCGCGCACCGACCTGTGGGACTTCGCCGCCAACATCGACGGCTCCGAGGCCCTGATCGGTGAACTCCAGCCGATGATCGCGGCCAAGAACCAGGGCCTGACCGACAAGATCACCACCCAGTTCAAGGCCGTGCGCGACGCGATCAACCAGTATCGCCAGGGCGACGGCTATGTCGGCTACAACACGGTCACCGCGGCCCAGCGCAAGGATCTGTCGGACAAGATCGACGCGCTGTCGGCCGGCCTGAGCCAGGTCCCGGACCTGGTACTGGGCAAGTAG
- the efeU gene encoding iron uptake transporter permease EfeU, translating to MGVYLALSTPTVTTQLFGSGLIGLREGLETGIVVMILAAFLVKSGRRENLKWLWLGVAAAVVMVVAIFAGIHYGTSTISGMVAEAVAGVASLVAVCVVTGMVLWMRGAAAHISSDLRRGLADAVEMGGFAVVSLSFLAVGREGVETALLMVGYAENTSGSNWPLVGLLLGIVVAVVVTIALYFGAIRIDLRKFFTFTGALLVLVAAGILGYGLRALQMVGWLPGSGTLAFDASAHYDQSSWYGTTLAGLFNLRPDPTVLQLCGWAVYLVVVLALFLRPRRTTGGPAAAPAQTVPAGSPDGTPVS from the coding sequence GTGGGCGTGTATCTCGCTCTGTCGACGCCCACGGTGACGACGCAGCTGTTCGGCAGCGGGCTGATCGGACTGCGCGAGGGCCTGGAGACCGGGATCGTGGTGATGATTCTGGCGGCCTTCCTGGTGAAATCCGGTCGCCGCGAGAATCTCAAGTGGTTGTGGCTCGGCGTTGCCGCGGCGGTGGTGATGGTCGTCGCGATCTTCGCCGGAATCCATTACGGCACCTCGACGATCAGCGGCATGGTCGCGGAGGCGGTCGCCGGGGTCGCCTCGCTGGTCGCGGTCTGCGTGGTCACCGGCATGGTGTTGTGGATGCGGGGCGCGGCGGCGCACATCTCCTCCGACCTGCGGCGCGGCCTGGCCGACGCGGTCGAGATGGGTGGGTTCGCGGTGGTGTCGCTGTCATTTCTCGCGGTCGGCCGTGAGGGGGTCGAAACCGCGTTGCTGATGGTCGGTTACGCCGAGAACACCTCCGGCAGCAACTGGCCGCTGGTGGGCCTGCTGCTGGGCATCGTGGTCGCCGTGGTGGTGACCATCGCGCTGTACTTCGGCGCGATCCGCATCGACCTGCGGAAGTTCTTCACCTTCACCGGCGCGTTGCTGGTGCTGGTCGCCGCGGGCATTCTCGGTTACGGCCTGCGAGCGTTGCAGATGGTCGGCTGGCTGCCCGGCAGTGGCACGCTCGCCTTCGACGCCAGTGCCCATTACGACCAGTCTTCTTGGTATGGAACGACATTGGCCGGTCTGTTCAATCTGCGCCCGGATCCCACGGTGCTGCAGCTGTGCGGCTGGGCGGTGTATCTGGTCGTGGTGCTGGCGCTGTTCCTGCGCCCGCGCCGGACCACCGGCGGGCCCGCCGCGGCCCCCGCGCAAACGGTTCCGGCCGGGTCGCCGGACGGAACTCCGGTCTCGTGA
- a CDS encoding BlaI/MecI/CopY family transcriptional regulator yields the protein MRQGNDDGSRGADGSGRGRRRSGELSGLILGVLRAAGGELTPGEVCERLGAAGAPELAYTTVVTILSRLRSQGLLERRRVGRAYAYRAVADPARLAAGRMRRVLDAEHDRDAVLASFVRELSADDERLLRELLDTDLTGDGDVPGERPR from the coding sequence GTGCGACAGGGAAACGACGACGGGTCACGCGGGGCCGACGGGTCCGGTCGCGGCCGCCGCCGCAGCGGCGAGTTGTCGGGCCTGATCCTCGGCGTGCTGCGCGCGGCCGGCGGCGAGCTGACTCCCGGCGAGGTGTGCGAACGCCTCGGCGCGGCCGGCGCCCCGGAACTCGCCTACACCACGGTCGTCACGATCCTGTCCCGCCTGCGCTCCCAGGGTTTGCTGGAGCGGCGGCGGGTCGGCCGCGCCTATGCCTATCGGGCCGTGGCCGATCCGGCCCGGCTGGCCGCGGGCCGGATGCGCCGGGTGCTCGACGCCGAGCACGACCGGGACGCGGTGCTGGCCAGCTTCGTCCGCGAGTTGTCCGCCGACGACGAGCGACTGTTGCGCGAACTGCTCGACACCGATCTCACCGGCGACGGTGACGTCCCGGGCGAACGGCCGCGCTGA
- a CDS encoding M56 family metallopeptidase encodes MHVAVYLPLIVPILAAGSARRLAMWLPPRLASWLLTCAATVLAATSALALAALTAVPIGRMPAVARWGRWSTHLPDHDGPISLLVGLAAAGALCAGVCAAGWTLVRRTRAVRAAARFARTMPGTELVVVLDDPNPEAYAIPGSPGRIVVTTGMLAALDESERRALLAHERAHLTGRHHLFVAAADLAAAANPLLRPLAAGVRYTTERWADESAATGIGDRRVVARAIGKAALRTRHAPGGPALALAVTGRDPLRGGPVPRRVAALLAPGPEVRRTRGLAAAAVGVVGFAAASCLHAIYDLNILLEHARLSH; translated from the coding sequence ATGCATGTCGCCGTCTATCTGCCCCTGATCGTGCCGATCCTGGCCGCCGGATCGGCGCGCCGGCTGGCGATGTGGCTGCCCCCGCGCCTGGCGAGCTGGCTGTTGACCTGTGCCGCAACGGTTCTGGCGGCCACCAGCGCGCTGGCGCTGGCCGCGCTGACCGCCGTGCCGATCGGCCGGATGCCCGCCGTGGCGCGCTGGGGCCGATGGTCCACCCACCTGCCCGACCACGACGGCCCGATCTCGCTGCTGGTGGGACTCGCGGCGGCCGGAGCCTTGTGCGCCGGGGTGTGCGCGGCCGGGTGGACGCTGGTCCGGCGGACCCGGGCCGTGCGGGCCGCCGCCCGGTTCGCCCGGACCATGCCCGGCACGGAACTCGTTGTGGTGCTGGACGATCCGAATCCCGAGGCCTACGCGATCCCCGGTTCGCCCGGCCGCATCGTGGTCACCACGGGGATGCTGGCCGCCCTGGACGAGAGCGAGCGGCGGGCACTGCTGGCCCACGAGCGCGCCCATCTGACCGGCCGTCACCATCTGTTCGTCGCGGCCGCCGATCTGGCGGCGGCGGCCAATCCGCTGTTGCGCCCGCTGGCCGCCGGGGTCCGGTACACGACCGAGCGCTGGGCCGACGAATCGGCCGCCACCGGTATCGGCGACCGCCGGGTGGTCGCCCGCGCCATCGGCAAGGCGGCCCTGCGGACCCGCCACGCGCCCGGCGGCCCGGCCCTCGCGCTGGCCGTGACCGGCCGCGATCCGCTCCGCGGCGGCCCCGTCCCGCGCCGGGTCGCGGCCCTGCTCGCCCCCGGTCCCGAAGTCCGCCGCACCCGCGGACTCGCCGCCGCGGCCGTGGGTGTCGTCGGATTCGCGGCCGCGAGCTGTCTGCACGCGATCTACGACCTGAACATTCTGCTCGAACACGCCCGGCTTTCGCACTGA
- a CDS encoding Dps family protein — translation MAHPITTELDQEQQRLAGDALRDTVVDLTDLALIGKQAHWNVIGPRFRSLHLALDELVDAAREFTDSAAERATAIGVSPDGRVRTVADRSGIDAFPAGWQRDDDVSVTIATDLAIVIRRLRRRIEVTDKADPVTQDLLIEITARLEQLHWMWQAQTS, via the coding sequence ATGGCTCATCCCATCACCACCGAACTCGATCAGGAGCAGCAGCGACTGGCCGGTGACGCGTTGCGCGACACCGTGGTCGACCTGACCGATCTCGCCCTGATCGGAAAACAGGCCCACTGGAACGTGATCGGGCCGCGATTCCGGTCCCTGCATCTCGCCCTCGACGAATTGGTCGACGCGGCAAGGGAGTTCACCGATTCCGCGGCGGAGCGCGCCACCGCGATCGGGGTCAGCCCCGACGGGCGGGTGCGCACGGTCGCCGATCGCTCCGGCATCGACGCGTTCCCGGCCGGATGGCAGCGCGACGACGACGTCAGCGTCACGATCGCCACGGATCTGGCCATCGTGATCCGGCGGCTGCGACGTCGTATCGAGGTCACGGACAAGGCCGATCCGGTCACCCAGGACCTGTTGATCGAGATCACGGCCCGGCTGGAGCAGTTGCACTGGATGTGGCAGGCGCAAACGTCCTGA